One stretch of Arachis duranensis cultivar V14167 chromosome 1, aradu.V14167.gnm2.J7QH, whole genome shotgun sequence DNA includes these proteins:
- the LOC127747717 gene encoding uncharacterized protein LOC127747717, translating to MEKGSPCMVSTVSKVGGPPILSAMQLKKGFKKGEITYLALLQDESTSEREDVPPKIKEVLEENKDMMPPELPKQLPPRRKVDHKIELESGAKPPASTPYWMAPLELEELKKQLKDLLDAGFIHPSKAPYGVPVLFQKKHDGSLRLCIDYRALNKVTIKNKYPIPLIADLFDQLGRAKWFSKLDLRSGYHQVRIADGDEPKTTCVTRYGSYEWLVMPFGLTNAPATFCTLMNEIFRPYLDRFVVVYLDDIVVYSNTLEEHVEHLRTVFKILRENNLYVKKEKCSFARDEVHFLGHIIKDGTLCMDQGKVKAIKEWEPPNKSGKTNVVADALSRKAKLAAISMVEGDIMHTIKEGLHHDPLAKKLVELAREGKTKRFWLENDLLYTKGRRLDVLKWENLRRKLVKECHDTKWAGHQGQRRTLALIESSYYWPQMRDEVESYVKTCLVCQQDKIENKTPSGLLEPLPPSERPWESVSLDFISALPKSEGFGSILVVVDRFSKYATFIPAPTDCTAEEVARLFFKNVVKYWGLPKSIISDRDPRFTGRL from the exons ATGGAGAAAGGGTCTCCATGCATGGTCTCTACAGTCTCTAAAGTTGGAGGACCACCGATACTCTCTGCTATGCAACTCAAGAAAGGGTTCAAGAAGGGAGAGATTACATATTTGGCCCTATTACAAGATGAGTCAACATCTGAAAGAGAAGACGTTCCTCCCAAAATCAAGGAAGTccttgaagaaaataaggatatgATGCCTCCCGAGTTGCCAAAACAACTACCACCTAGGAGGAAGGTGGACCACAAGATTGAATTGGAGTCAGGAGCAAAGCCGCCCGCCTCAACACCTTATTGGATGGCACCGCTAGAACTTGAAGAGTTGAAAAAGCAACTCAAGGATTTGCTAGATGCTGGATTCATCCATCCATCGAAGGCACCTTATGGCGTACCCGTCTTGTTCCAAAAGAAGCATGATGGTTCATTGAGACTATGCATCGACTATCGAGCACTGAACAAGGTAACCATCAAGAACAAATACCCCATTCCTTTGATAGCAGATTTGTTTGATCAACTTGGTAGAGCCAAGTGGTTCTCAAAGCTAGATTTGAGGTCAGGATATCACCAAGTGAGAATTGCCGATGGTGATGAACCTAAGACCACGTGTGTCACGAGGTATGGATCGTATGAGTGGTTGGTAATGCCTTTTGGCTTGACCAATGCTCCTGCGACCTTCTGTACCTTGATGAACGAGATCTTTCGACCTTACCTTGATCGGTTTGTAGTGGTCTACTTGGATGACATTGTTGTCTATAGCAATACTTTGGAGGAACATGTAGAACACTTACGAACCGTGTTCAAGATCTTGCGAGAGAATAACCTATatgtgaagaaggaaaaatgTTCCTTTGCAAGGGACGAAGTCCACTTCTTGGGACACATCATTAAAGATGGAACTCTCTGCATGGATCAAGGAAAAGTGAAGGCTATCAAAGAGTGGGAACCTCCAAACAAG TCAGGCAAGACTAATGTGGTAGCAGATGCGCTGAGTCGCAAGGCTAAATTGGCGGCCATTTCTATGGTTGAAGGAGATATTATGCACACCATCAAGGAAGGGTTGCATCACGATCCATTAGCCAAGAAGTTGGTGGAGTTGGCTAGAGAAGGTAAGACCAAAAGATTTTGGCTAGAAAATGACCTTCTCTACACTAAAGGGAGAAGACTAGACGTCCTTAAATGGGAAAATCTAAGAAGAAAATTAGTGAAAGAATGCCACGACACCAAGTGGGCTGGTCACCAAGGTCAGCGAAGGACCTTGGCACTCATTGaatcttcttattattggccTCAAATGAGAGATGAAGTAGAGAGTTATGTGAAGACTTGTCTTGTGTGCCaacaagataagattgaaaacaagacACCAAGCGGATTGTTGGAACCTCTGCCTCCATCAGAGCGACCGTGGGAAAGTGTCTCTCTAGATTTCATTTCTGCCTTACCGAAGTCTGAGGGGTTTGGATCTATTCTCGTGGTAGTGGATCGATTTTCGAAGTATGCTACCTTTATACCCGCCCCTACTGACTGCACTGCAGAGGAGGTAGCACGACTATTCTTCAAGAATGTGGTGAAATATTGGGGATTGCCTAAGAGCATCATTAGTGATCGAGATCCACGCTTCACAGGACGACTATGA